From the genome of Neisseria sp. oral taxon 014 str. F0314:
CGTCAAACACCTTTCCCTCCGACGCAAAACGGCATGAGGCCGTCTGAAAATCCGGTTTCAGACGGCCTCATGTAATTTTTCCGAAGATGCCCTTATTCTTTTTCCCGCTTCTGCGTATGCACGCTGAACTCGGCCAGCGACATGTTCATCGTTTCCAGACAAGGCTGCATGATGTGGCCGACCGTTGCATTGACGCTGTCTTTATTCACCGCCGCCGGACGGTACACAAACAGCTTGAACAATTCCGCCAGCTCGATGGATTCCGCGCCCGTTTTCAACACCCAGCCCTGCTTGCCCGCATACACATAACCGTGCCGCGCCAGCTTTTCCAACAGCTCGCCCAACTCGTCGTAACCCATATTGATATGTTTGCGGAACTCCCGCACCGGCAGCGCGCGGCCGGTTTGTTGCGCCGTATCGAGCAGCAGCAGGATTTTCAACACATCGTCGAAACGGCCGCGCGAATCGAAGTTGCGGCGGAAAGCCTCGCCCTGCCAGTAGGACAACGAAGCGGTCAACACCGCCCCCGACAACACCAGAGTCCACAGAAGATGCAGCCACAGCAGAAAAAACGGCACGGCGGCAAACGCGCCGTAAATCGAAGTATAGCCGTTGAATCTGCCCATATACCAGGCAAACAGAATCCGCGCGATTTCAAGGCAGGCGGCGGTCAGGAACGCCCCCGCCAACGCCTGCCGCGCAGGTACATAGCGGTTGGGCACGAAACAGTACACAAACCACAGCACCGCCGTACTGCAACCGACGGACACCCCCACTTTCAGCCAGCCCGCCAGCAGCGGCGACGACGTTTCCAAACCGCTGCCGTGCAGCAGGCCGAACAACAGCGACAGCCCCACGCCCAGCGACAGCGGCCCGAACGTCAGTAACGCCCAATACACCAGAAACTGCATCAGCAGCGGCCGCTGCGCGCTGACGCGCCAGATGCGGTTGAACGTGCTGTCCACCGTCTGAATCAGCAGCAGCGACGTAACCACCAGCATCACGCTGCCGATGGCGGTCAGCCTGCTGGCCTTTGCGCGGAACTGGTTCAGATAGTCGAACACCATATCCGCCCCCTGCGGCACGATGGTGCGGTTGATAAAGCCGACAAACGAATTCGACCATTCGTCGAACACCGGAAACGCCGACGCAATCACCACCGCCACCGTCAACACCGGCACCAAGGCCAGCAGCGACGTAAACGTCAGGCTGGCCGCCACCTGCGGCACGCGCACCTCGTTAAACCGCCGCACCACGAACCAGGCGAATCCGAATAGTTTCCCTTTGGCCAAACCTTGCCACCAAACCGAAAACGGCATACTCTTTTCCTTTTTATCAATCCGTCGTTTCAGACGGTCCCGGCCCTGTCCGAGGCCGTCTGAAACCCATTTGCCACCCATTGTAACGGAATAACCGCAATGAACCCAAATTCCTTGAAAATCCTCGTTTTGTTTTATTCCCGACGCGGCAGCACCCTCAATCTCGCCCGCCAAATCGCCCGCGGCATCGAAAGCGTGTCCGGCTGTGAAGCCGTGGTGCGCACCGTACCCGGCGTCTCCGCCGTCTGCGAAGCCGTCGAAAAAGACGTTCCCGACAGCGGCGCGCCCTACGCCACCGCCGAAGACCTCAAAACCTGTTCCGGCCTCGCGCTGGGCAGTCCCTCCCATTTCGGCAACATGGCCGCCGCCATGAAATACTTTATCGACGGCACGATTCCGCAATGGCTGGGGGCAGAGCTTGCCGGCAAACCCGCCACCGTGTTCACCAGCACCGGCAACCTGCACGGCGGACAAGAATCCACCCTGCTTACCATGATGCTGCCGCTCCTGCACCACGGCATGATTATCAGCGGCATCCCCTTCAGCGAACACGCCCTGAACCACACCCAAAGCGGCGGCACACCCTACGGCGCGTCGCATGTCGCCGGACACGACGGCAAAGCCGCGCTCACGCCCGACGAACATGAAATCGCCTTCGCACAAGGCAAACGGCTGGCGGAATTGGCGGTAAAACTGGCCGGTTGACACATGCACAAGGCCGTCTGAAAAGGCAATACGGCATTTTCAGACGGCCCGAATCCTCCGCTTCCATAATATCCCCTGCAAGCCGGGCCGTCGGCTAATCAGTACCTAAAGTAACTGTTGTGAAACCACACTAAATAGCAATTATTTACGCTGATTTTTACGGCAACCCACACTCAGTCTCCCGCGATTCAGGTAAACTGCCTATTCATATAAACGGTAGAAATCAAGAACAAACGGTATAGAGAGAATCATTCTCTTTATTCTCGACCTGTTTGCCGTCCGGTTCGTTTCTAAACGCATAAATCAAATCAGACAGAATCTTCCTAACACGATATTCTGCGACGGGAGCTTTACATTATGGAAAACCAAAGAATCTCAACCCTGCTGAAACTGGTTGCCAATCCGGAACGCCGCGCCATCCTGTTCCTGCTGCTCGATAGCGAACACAGCGTTCCCGAACTGGCGGAAGCCGTCGGCCTGTCTGCCACTTCGATTTCCAACCACCTCGCCAAACTGCGTACCGAAGGTGTGGTCGATTTCACGCGCTACCACCGCGTCATCGAATACC
Proteins encoded in this window:
- a CDS encoding YihY family inner membrane protein, with amino-acid sequence MPFSVWWQGLAKGKLFGFAWFVVRRFNEVRVPQVAASLTFTSLLALVPVLTVAVVIASAFPVFDEWSNSFVGFINRTIVPQGADMVFDYLNQFRAKASRLTAIGSVMLVVTSLLLIQTVDSTFNRIWRVSAQRPLLMQFLVYWALLTFGPLSLGVGLSLLFGLLHGSGLETSSPLLAGWLKVGVSVGCSTAVLWFVYCFVPNRYVPARQALAGAFLTAACLEIARILFAWYMGRFNGYTSIYGAFAAVPFFLLWLHLLWTLVLSGAVLTASLSYWQGEAFRRNFDSRGRFDDVLKILLLLDTAQQTGRALPVREFRKHINMGYDELGELLEKLARHGYVYAGKQGWVLKTGAESIELAELFKLFVYRPAAVNKDSVNATVGHIMQPCLETMNMSLAEFSVHTQKREKE
- the wrbA gene encoding NAD(P)H:quinone oxidoreductase, translating into MNPNSLKILVLFYSRRGSTLNLARQIARGIESVSGCEAVVRTVPGVSAVCEAVEKDVPDSGAPYATAEDLKTCSGLALGSPSHFGNMAAAMKYFIDGTIPQWLGAELAGKPATVFTSTGNLHGGQESTLLTMMLPLLHHGMIISGIPFSEHALNHTQSGGTPYGASHVAGHDGKAALTPDEHEIAFAQGKRLAELAVKLAG
- a CDS encoding metalloregulator ArsR/SmtB family transcription factor, which produces MENQRISTLLKLVANPERRAILFLLLDSEHSVPELAEAVGLSATSISNHLAKLRTEGVVDFTRYHRVIEYRLTSDATATLLRTLRQLQNTPAAA